One segment of Zonotrichia albicollis isolate bZonAlb1 chromosome 4, bZonAlb1.hap1, whole genome shotgun sequence DNA contains the following:
- the DMC1 gene encoding meiotic recombination protein DMC1/LIM15 homolog isoform X1 — translation MKAMEDQVVQEEPGYQDDEESFFQDIDLLQKHGINVADIKKLKAAGICTIKGIQMTTRRALCNVKGLSEAKVDKIKEAANKLVEPGFLTAFEYSEKRKMVFHISTGSQEFDKLLGGGIESMAITEAFGEFRTGKTQLSHTLCVTAQLPGPNGYTGGKIIFIDTENTFRPDRLRDIADRFNVDHEAVLDNVLYARAYTSEHQMELLDYVAAKFHEEAGIFKLLIIDSIMALFRVDFSGRGELAERQQKLAQMLSRLQKISEEYNVAVFVTNQMTADPGATMTFQADPKKPIGGHILAHASTTRISLRKGRGELRIAKIYDSPEMPENEATFAITAGGIGDAKE, via the exons ATGAAGGCCATGGAGGATCAAGTAGTCCAAGAAGAACCAGGATACCAGGATGATGAG GAGTCCTTTTTTCAGGATATTGACCTGCTGCAGAAGCATGGAATT AATGTAGCAGATATTAAAAAGCTGAAGGCAGCTGGGATTTGCACAATCAAAGGAATCCAGATGACCACAAGAAGGGCACTGTGCAATGTGAAGGGGCTCTCAGAGGCCAAAGTGGACAAGATTAAAGAAGCTGCAAACAAGCTTGTT GAACCAGGCTTCCTCACTGCCTTTGAGTACAGTGAAAAACGGAAGATGGTATTTCATATTTCCACTGGCAGTCAAGAATTTGA TAAGCTTCTGGGTGGTGGAATTGAAAGCATGGCAATCACCGAGGCCTTTGGAG AGTTCCGGACAGGCAAAACCCAACTATCTCACACTCTTTGTG TGACAGCTCAGCTCCCAGGACCAAATGGCTACACAGGTGGAAAGATTATCTTCATTGATACTGAAAACACTTT CCGACCGGATCGCCTGCGTGACATTGCGGATCGCTTCAATGTGGACCACGAGGCAGTGCTTGACAACGTGCTCTATGCACGTGCATACACCA GTGAGCATCAGATGGAATTGCTTGACTATGTAGCAGCCAAGTTCCATGAGGAAGCTGGTATCTTCAAGTTATTG ATCATTGACTCCATAATGGCACTTTTCCGTGTGGATTTCAGTGGTCGCGGAGAGTTGGCCGAACGACAACAGAAACTGGCTCAGATGTTGTCAAGGCTCCAAAAAATATCAGAAG AATATAATGTGGCTGTGTTTGTGACCAACCAGATGACTGCTGACCCAGGAGCAACTATGAC CTTTCAGGCAGACCCAAAAAAGCCCATTGGGGGCCACATCCTTGCTCATGCTTCAACTACCAGGATCAGTCTGAGGAAAGGGAGAGGGGAGCTGCGTATTGCAAAGATCTACGACAG CCCTGAGATGCCTGAAAATGAAGCCACATTTGCAATAACTGCTGGAGGGATTGGGGATGCCAAAGAATAG
- the DMC1 gene encoding meiotic recombination protein DMC1/LIM15 homolog isoform X2, translating to MKAMEDQVVQEEPGYQDDEESFFQDIDLLQKHGIEPGFLTAFEYSEKRKMVFHISTGSQEFDKLLGGGIESMAITEAFGEFRTGKTQLSHTLCVTAQLPGPNGYTGGKIIFIDTENTFRPDRLRDIADRFNVDHEAVLDNVLYARAYTSEHQMELLDYVAAKFHEEAGIFKLLIIDSIMALFRVDFSGRGELAERQQKLAQMLSRLQKISEEYNVAVFVTNQMTADPGATMTFQADPKKPIGGHILAHASTTRISLRKGRGELRIAKIYDSPEMPENEATFAITAGGIGDAKE from the exons ATGAAGGCCATGGAGGATCAAGTAGTCCAAGAAGAACCAGGATACCAGGATGATGAG GAGTCCTTTTTTCAGGATATTGACCTGCTGCAGAAGCATGGAATT GAACCAGGCTTCCTCACTGCCTTTGAGTACAGTGAAAAACGGAAGATGGTATTTCATATTTCCACTGGCAGTCAAGAATTTGA TAAGCTTCTGGGTGGTGGAATTGAAAGCATGGCAATCACCGAGGCCTTTGGAG AGTTCCGGACAGGCAAAACCCAACTATCTCACACTCTTTGTG TGACAGCTCAGCTCCCAGGACCAAATGGCTACACAGGTGGAAAGATTATCTTCATTGATACTGAAAACACTTT CCGACCGGATCGCCTGCGTGACATTGCGGATCGCTTCAATGTGGACCACGAGGCAGTGCTTGACAACGTGCTCTATGCACGTGCATACACCA GTGAGCATCAGATGGAATTGCTTGACTATGTAGCAGCCAAGTTCCATGAGGAAGCTGGTATCTTCAAGTTATTG ATCATTGACTCCATAATGGCACTTTTCCGTGTGGATTTCAGTGGTCGCGGAGAGTTGGCCGAACGACAACAGAAACTGGCTCAGATGTTGTCAAGGCTCCAAAAAATATCAGAAG AATATAATGTGGCTGTGTTTGTGACCAACCAGATGACTGCTGACCCAGGAGCAACTATGAC CTTTCAGGCAGACCCAAAAAAGCCCATTGGGGGCCACATCCTTGCTCATGCTTCAACTACCAGGATCAGTCTGAGGAAAGGGAGAGGGGAGCTGCGTATTGCAAAGATCTACGACAG CCCTGAGATGCCTGAAAATGAAGCCACATTTGCAATAACTGCTGGAGGGATTGGGGATGCCAAAGAATAG
- the DMC1 gene encoding meiotic recombination protein DMC1/LIM15 homolog isoform X3: MKAMEDQVVQEEPGYQDDEESFFQDIDLLQKHGINVADIKKLKAAGICTIKGIQMTTRRALCNVKGLSEAKVDKIKEAANKLVEPGFLTAFEYSEKRKMVFHISTGSQEFDKLLGGGIESMAITEAFGEFRTGKTQLSHTLCVTAQLPGPNGYTGGKIIFIDTENTFMITMQIIDSIMALFRVDFSGRGELAERQQKLAQMLSRLQKISEEYNVAVFVTNQMTADPGATMTFQADPKKPIGGHILAHASTTRISLRKGRGELRIAKIYDSPEMPENEATFAITAGGIGDAKE, translated from the exons ATGAAGGCCATGGAGGATCAAGTAGTCCAAGAAGAACCAGGATACCAGGATGATGAG GAGTCCTTTTTTCAGGATATTGACCTGCTGCAGAAGCATGGAATT AATGTAGCAGATATTAAAAAGCTGAAGGCAGCTGGGATTTGCACAATCAAAGGAATCCAGATGACCACAAGAAGGGCACTGTGCAATGTGAAGGGGCTCTCAGAGGCCAAAGTGGACAAGATTAAAGAAGCTGCAAACAAGCTTGTT GAACCAGGCTTCCTCACTGCCTTTGAGTACAGTGAAAAACGGAAGATGGTATTTCATATTTCCACTGGCAGTCAAGAATTTGA TAAGCTTCTGGGTGGTGGAATTGAAAGCATGGCAATCACCGAGGCCTTTGGAG AGTTCCGGACAGGCAAAACCCAACTATCTCACACTCTTTGTG TGACAGCTCAGCTCCCAGGACCAAATGGCTACACAGGTGGAAAGATTATCTTCATTGATACTGAAAACACTTT CATGATTACAATGCAGATCATTGACTCCATAATGGCACTTTTCCGTGTGGATTTCAGTGGTCGCGGAGAGTTGGCCGAACGACAACAGAAACTGGCTCAGATGTTGTCAAGGCTCCAAAAAATATCAGAAG AATATAATGTGGCTGTGTTTGTGACCAACCAGATGACTGCTGACCCAGGAGCAACTATGAC CTTTCAGGCAGACCCAAAAAAGCCCATTGGGGGCCACATCCTTGCTCATGCTTCAACTACCAGGATCAGTCTGAGGAAAGGGAGAGGGGAGCTGCGTATTGCAAAGATCTACGACAG CCCTGAGATGCCTGAAAATGAAGCCACATTTGCAATAACTGCTGGAGGGATTGGGGATGCCAAAGAATAG